The Terriglobus sp. TAA 43 sequence CCCACCACGCCGAAGACGCGGGAGGATGGTGGTTTCGCGCCGCTGCCTTCGCATTCGCCGAATGCGCCGCAGAACGCATCTTCGCTGGCGCCGGGACGTGGTTCTGCTCCGCAGGCTCCCAGTGCAGAGCAGGCTCGCTTTGACTGGAACACGGCAGCGCAACTCAATCAGCGCTACCTGTTTGAGAACTTCGTGATTGGTAGCGGCAACCAGTTTGCCCATGCTGCGGCGCAGGCCGTTGCAGAGCGCCCATCAAAGGCCTACAACCCGCTGTTCCTGTATGGCGGCGTGGGTATGGGCAAGACCCACCTGATGCACGCCATTGGGCATGAGGTGAAACGTCGGAATCCGCACGCCAGCATTATGTATGTCTCGGGTGAGAAGTTCACCAACGAGATGATCAACAGCGTGCGCTATGACAAGATGACGGGCTTCCGTGATCGTTATCGCACGGTTGATGTGTTGTTGATCGACGATATTCAGTTCATCAGCGGCAAAGAGCGTACGCAGGAAGAGTTCTTCCATACGTTCAATGCGCTGCACGAAAGCATGAAGCAGATTGTGATCACGAGTGATCGTCCGCCAAAGGAACTGGCGGAGTTGGATGATCGTCTGCGTTCGCGCTTTGAGTGGGGATTGATCGTCGACATTCAGCCGCCGGATCTGGAAACGAAGGTTGCGATTCTGCAAAAGAAGGCAGAGAGCGAACGCGTTACGCTGCCCACCGACGTTGCCATGTTTGTTGCGAGCAATGTGCGTACGAACGTGCGTGAACTGGAAGGCGCGCTGATTCGTTTGATTGCGTGGTCATCGCTGCATGGCGTGGAGATTACGCTGGCAACCGCGCAGCAGTGCCTGAAGCAGTTCATTGATACGCAGACGCGCAAGATCACGATTGAAGCCATTCAGAAGGCTACGGCTGAGCAGTTTGGTATGAAGATCAGCGAGTTGAAGCAGAAGAACAACTCGCGCCAGATTGTGGTGCCACGGCAGATTGCAATGTACCTGGCGAAGCAGATGACGGAAGCTTCGTTGCCGGAGATCGGCCGCCAGTTTGGTGGCAAACACCACACGACTGTGATGCACTCCATTGCGAAGATTGATGAGCAGCGCAGAACGGATAAGGCGCTGAGCTCAACGATCAGCAAGCTGATGGAAACGTTAGCTTAAGAACCAATCACTCCAAGACTGCAAGAGCCTCGTATATACGAGGCTCTTGTTGTAGGTACATAGACAAGCGAGGAAGCGATGGGCGACGAGACAAGTAAGTATGAGCAGATGATCGAACGTCATCTTGCGGAAGTCTTCAGTGAAGTGGATGACACGAAGCGCATAACGGCCTTGCGTGAACTCTATGCAGAAGATGCGGTGCTGTATGAGCCAACGAACATTGTTCGCGGCATTGAAGCTATCTCTTCGACAGTCTCAGAGCTGCTGAAGAATTTTCCGCCGCGGTTCCGTTTTGTGGCTTCTGGCCCAGCACTGATCCACCACGAAATGTGTTGCGCGCCGTGGACCGCTGGCACACCCGACCAAGCGAACATGGTAACCGGCTACGACGTAGTGCAGTTTGCGAATGGCCGCATTCAATCGGTGTATGTCTTTCTCAATCCTTCGTCCTAACTGAGATCACGCGGCGGGGTAGGTGCGGTCCTTCCATTGGCCGCCTTTGCCGCTGTAGAAGCGGAAGGCGGAGGCCACGGTGGCCGCCATGTAAAACATGGCGATGATGGGCAGTGCTATGCCCCACAAGGGCGACTGCTGATAGCGCCGCAGGATGGGCTGGAAGAGCGCTGCCATGAGTACCCATGCGGCCAGTCCACACCACATGGCTACTCCGTGCACCGCCAGCGCAAGCGCCACCGGTACGGCATACAGCAGCAGCATGCCTGCTACTGTGCCGAGCAACAGCAGGGGCGAATACTGCAACTGCACGTATGCGGTGCGGGCGATCATCTGCCATGTGTCAGCGAAATGCGGATACTGGCGCAGGCTTGTCGCGCGTGTGGCGTGGCCCAACCAGATTGCGTGGCCACCGCGTTTGACTTCGCGTGCCAGTGCGCAGTCATCGATGAGTTCGGCGCGGATGCGCGAGACGCCTTCGATCCTTTGCAGTGCTGCCTGCGAGATGAGCATGGTACCGCCGGCCGCTGCGGCCACTTTGCTGCGTTTGTTTGCCACGCGCGCGAAGGGATAGAGCATGCCGAAGAAGAAGACGAATGCGGGAATGGCGAAGCGCTCCGGCAGTGTTTTGCAACGGAGGCGCACCATCTCTGAGACAAGGTCGTACTCGCCTGCCTGCGCCGCGGCTACTAACCGCGCCACGTGGCTTTGCGCATGCACAATGTCTGCATCAGTGAGCAGAACGTAGTCTGCATCTTCAGCGTGCTCGAGGCCCTGGGATACAGCCCACATCTTGCCTGTCCAACCTGCGGGCAGAGGATTGCCTTGTATGACGGTGAGGCGTGGATCTTCCGCGGCGATGTCGCGAGCAATTTCGCCGGTGCGGTCGGTGCTGTTGTCGTCGACGAGGATGACGCGGAGGGGCCAGGGGTAATGCTGTTGCAGCAGTGCGCAGAGGGTGTGT is a genomic window containing:
- the dnaA gene encoding chromosomal replication initiator protein DnaA, coding for MSFGPTASTVTAPQNAWTRILGALEMKVNRQSFQTWLKPTRFSHANDRTLYVRIPSQQFQHIGDRYADLIQEAIENLTLEVDDVRFVTVEDDPTTPKTREDGGFAPLPSHSPNAPQNASSLAPGRGSAPQAPSAEQARFDWNTAAQLNQRYLFENFVIGSGNQFAHAAAQAVAERPSKAYNPLFLYGGVGMGKTHLMHAIGHEVKRRNPHASIMYVSGEKFTNEMINSVRYDKMTGFRDRYRTVDVLLIDDIQFISGKERTQEEFFHTFNALHESMKQIVITSDRPPKELAELDDRLRSRFEWGLIVDIQPPDLETKVAILQKKAESERVTLPTDVAMFVASNVRTNVRELEGALIRLIAWSSLHGVEITLATAQQCLKQFIDTQTRKITIEAIQKATAEQFGMKISELKQKNNSRQIVVPRQIAMYLAKQMTEASLPEIGRQFGGKHHTTVMHSIAKIDEQRRTDKALSSTISKLMETLA
- a CDS encoding nuclear transport factor 2 family protein, whose protein sequence is MGDETSKYEQMIERHLAEVFSEVDDTKRITALRELYAEDAVLYEPTNIVRGIEAISSTVSELLKNFPPRFRFVASGPALIHHEMCCAPWTAGTPDQANMVTGYDVVQFANGRIQSVYVFLNPSS
- a CDS encoding glycosyltransferase translates to MLILASIVVAAWFYLAVAHGRFWQAGPELPHHATPQMARVAVVIPARDEAEHIEHTLCALLQQHYPWPLRVILVDDNSTDRTGEIARDIAAEDPRLTVIQGNPLPAGWTGKMWAVSQGLEHAEDADYVLLTDADIVHAQSHVARLVAAAQAGEYDLVSEMVRLRCKTLPERFAIPAFVFFFGMLYPFARVANKRSKVAAAAGGTMLISQAALQRIEGVSRIRAELIDDCALAREVKRGGHAIWLGHATRATSLRQYPHFADTWQMIARTAYVQLQYSPLLLLGTVAGMLLLYAVPVALALAVHGVAMWCGLAAWVLMAALFQPILRRYQQSPLWGIALPIIAMFYMAATVASAFRFYSGKGGQWKDRTYPAA